ATTCCCACCAGAGGGCAAAAGCCGTTCTAAAACCATTAAGTCAAAGTCGTTTGCTAAAACTGTATATACTATGGCAGAACAAGATAATATTGCCATAAAACTCCCTGGGTTTGCTACAAACTCCAGAAAGGCATTAGAAGCTTCTGAGTTCGCTAAAACACAAGGTAAATTTCTAGATTTCCATAATGCAATATATGAAGCCTACTTTGTAAACAGGAAGAATATTGGAGATTTAGAAGTTGTTATAGATATAGGGAAGAAAGCTGATGTAGATGCCGAGGAACTGCGAGAAGCCCTAACAAAGCGTACAATGTTTGACAAAATTGAGAATAATAAAAAAGATGCTGAGGATAATCTAATACTTGGTGTTCCTACTTTTGTAATTGGGAAACTACCTGTTTACGGCAACCAATCTATGGATACTATGAGGGACATAATCAGAAGATCTCTTAAGGTATCCAGCAATTAATCTATTTCAAAATCTATCAATATAGAAAACTTGAGACATAAAAAAACCCCTTCCCTCACATAAGCAAGGGAAGGGGCTAAATTTTAGCAATGAGATTAGCTTACGCCATTCTCATCGTTTCATTTCTACTTGAAGAATTGGTCTAT
Above is a window of Thermodesulfobacteriota bacterium DNA encoding:
- a CDS encoding DsbA family protein translates to MKITIYYDYVCPFCYLGTKRILELSREFSLELEWKGTEIHPEFPPEGKSRSKTIKSKSFAKTVYTMAEQDNIAIKLPGFATNSRKALEASEFAKTQGKFLDFHNAIYEAYFVNRKNIGDLEVVIDIGKKADVDAEELREALTKRTMFDKIENNKKDAEDNLILGVPTFVIGKLPVYGNQSMDTMRDIIRRSLKVSSN